One Fusobacterium varium DNA window includes the following coding sequences:
- a CDS encoding DUF2284 domain-containing protein, which translates to MYHTEIYIKPSTIEELKKSFWDIEKFEGFCKQCRNYGKVWSCPPYDFSIEEYIDRYKYIYIVGVKIVFDEDTLSSINTKEKISNYTNDTLHFMKNKIMNEILNLEKLYPNSTSLSAGGCKLCEVCSKESNLKCLHPDLMRYSLESLGFDVGGISSKLLNFELKWATETRLPDYFSLIAGIMTNEEISDLKENINL; encoded by the coding sequence TTGTATCATACTGAAATATATATAAAACCATCAACAATAGAAGAGTTAAAAAAAAGTTTTTGGGACATAGAAAAATTTGAAGGTTTCTGCAAACAATGTAGAAATTATGGAAAAGTTTGGTCATGCCCACCATACGATTTTTCAATAGAAGAGTATATAGATAGATACAAATATATCTATATCGTTGGAGTAAAAATAGTTTTTGATGAGGATACACTTTCTTCTATTAATACTAAAGAAAAAATTTCAAATTATACTAATGATACTTTACATTTTATGAAAAATAAGATAATGAATGAGATATTAAATTTAGAAAAACTATATCCTAATTCAACCTCTCTTTCTGCTGGTGGTTGTAAGCTTTGTGAAGTTTGTTCTAAAGAAAGTAATTTAAAATGTTTACATCCTGATTTGATGAGATACTCTTTAGAATCACTTGGATTTGATGTAGGTGGTATCTCTAGTAAATTGCTTAATTTTGAACTAAAATGGGCAACCGAAACAAGATTACCTGATTATTTTTCTCTTATAGCAGGAATTATGACAAATGAAGAGATATCAGATTTAAAAGAGAATATTAACCTGTAA
- a CDS encoding nitroreductase family protein: protein MESKDREILKYIMNRKSVRVYEDREVPEEIKEKLYSAIFQAPTAGNMMMYSIIEVEDQKLKDKLVKTCDNQAMIGKAPLVLLFLADFQRWMDYVKFSGAEEFNREHNLEEYIPGEGDMMLAINDALIAAQTGVLAAEELGLGSCYIGDIMENFEIHREMFNLPKYAIPITMLCIGYPTEQQKNRRMVRRYFTKDMIVHKNSYRKVTDEEFENMDIEIAEKDKTVFLPGCHNEGLHMYKRKIISDFMKEMNRSVKEMINSWSK from the coding sequence ATGGAATCGAAAGATAGAGAGATTTTAAAATATATAATGAATAGAAAATCTGTACGTGTTTATGAAGATAGGGAAGTGCCTGAAGAGATAAAAGAGAAATTATATTCAGCAATATTTCAAGCTCCAACAGCAGGAAATATGATGATGTATTCAATAATTGAAGTTGAAGATCAAAAGTTAAAGGATAAATTAGTAAAAACTTGTGATAATCAAGCTATGATAGGAAAAGCTCCTCTTGTACTACTTTTCTTGGCAGATTTTCAACGTTGGATGGATTATGTTAAATTTTCAGGAGCAGAGGAATTTAATAGAGAACACAATTTAGAAGAGTATATTCCAGGTGAAGGGGATATGATGTTGGCTATAAATGATGCTCTTATAGCAGCTCAAACAGGAGTTTTAGCAGCTGAAGAATTGGGATTAGGAAGTTGTTATATTGGAGATATAATGGAAAATTTTGAAATTCATAGAGAGATGTTTAATCTACCTAAATATGCAATTCCAATAACAATGTTATGTATAGGTTATCCAACTGAACAACAAAAAAATAGAAGAATGGTAAGAAGATATTTTACTAAAGATATGATTGTTCATAAAAATTCATATAGAAAAGTTACAGATGAAGAGTTTGAAAATATGGATATAGAGATAGCTGAAAAAGATAAAACAGTTTTCCTTCCTGGTTGCCACAATGAAGGATTACATATGTATAAAAGAAAGATTATTTCAGATTTTATGAAAGAGATGAATCGTTCTGTAAAAGAGATGATTAACTCTTGGAGTAAATAA
- a CDS encoding cob(I)yrinic acid a,c-diamide adenosyltransferase: protein MRGYIQVYTGNGKGKTTAALGLAVRALGNGFSVYIGQFMKGQEYHELKTFQKLDNIDVEMYGTDTCLISREHVQQCDIDHAKAGVERVKEIFKSKKYQVVILDEICVANFFGLVSEEEILDLMENKPEDVELVLTGRYAPQSVIDKADLVTEMKEIKHYYSKGVMSRDGIER, encoded by the coding sequence ATGAGAGGATATATTCAAGTTTATACAGGAAATGGAAAGGGGAAAACAACAGCAGCTTTAGGACTTGCAGTTAGAGCTCTAGGAAATGGATTTAGTGTCTATATTGGACAATTTATGAAGGGACAAGAGTATCATGAACTTAAAACTTTTCAGAAATTAGATAATATAGATGTAGAGATGTATGGAACAGACACTTGTCTTATCTCTAGAGAGCATGTACAACAATGTGATATAGACCATGCAAAGGCAGGAGTAGAAAGAGTAAAAGAGATTTTTAAAAGTAAAAAATATCAAGTTGTAATTTTAGATGAAATATGTGTAGCTAACTTTTTTGGCTTGGTAAGTGAAGAAGAAATTTTAGATCTGATGGAAAATAAGCCTGAAGATGTAGAATTAGTTTTAACAGGAAGATATGCTCCACAAAGTGTAATAGATAAAGCTGACTTAGTAACAGAAATGAAGGAAATAAAACATTATTATAGTAAGGGGGTTATGTCTAGAGATGGAATCGAAAGATAG
- a CDS encoding sirohydrochlorin cobaltochelatase, with protein sequence MGKMRKLLVGALLVAAGTVAMAHSDGGYVDNDFFKGMQKGDKAAVLMVHFGTTYDDARALSIDAINNKAKKEFKGVDVKEAFTSRIVMRRLKERGIEKLNPSEVINQLKADGYTHLLVQGTHIMNGVESTNLAEELKNYEKDFKDIRIGNPLLTDHEDYEAVAKALSDRIGPLKEGQGVVLVGHGTHHFGGSAYAMMDYVLTDAGLNTYAVGTVEGYPAFDNVVKKLKANGVKDVILVPFMFVAGDHANNDIAEDWNKDLQKEGFTVSKVILEGLGQNPAIQNLYIKHAEFASHHKPEDMQAKKVQYSNEKD encoded by the coding sequence TCAGATGGAGGATATGTGGACAACGATTTCTTTAAAGGAATGCAAAAAGGGGACAAAGCAGCAGTATTAATGGTACACTTTGGTACTACTTATGATGATGCTAGAGCATTAAGCATTGATGCTATTAACAACAAAGCTAAAAAAGAATTTAAAGGTGTAGATGTAAAAGAAGCATTTACTTCAAGAATTGTAATGAGAAGATTAAAAGAAAGAGGAATTGAAAAATTAAATCCATCAGAAGTTATCAATCAATTAAAAGCAGATGGATATACTCATCTTCTAGTTCAAGGAACTCACATTATGAATGGAGTAGAGTCTACAAACCTTGCTGAAGAATTAAAAAATTATGAAAAAGATTTCAAAGATATCAGAATAGGAAATCCTTTATTAACAGATCATGAAGATTATGAAGCTGTGGCAAAAGCTTTATCAGATAGAATTGGACCATTAAAAGAAGGACAAGGAGTTGTTCTTGTAGGACATGGAACTCACCACTTTGGTGGATCAGCTTATGCTATGATGGATTATGTTCTTACTGATGCAGGATTAAATACTTATGCAGTAGGTACAGTAGAAGGATATCCAGCATTTGACAATGTAGTTAAAAAATTAAAAGCTAATGGAGTAAAAGATGTAATTCTAGTTCCATTTATGTTTGTTGCTGGAGACCATGCAAATAATGACATAGCTGAAGATTGGAACAAAGACCTTCAAAAAGAAGGATTTACAGTATCTAAAGTTATATTAGAAGGATTAGGACAAAATCCAGCAATCCAAAATCTTTATATAAAGCATGCAGAATTTGCATCTCATCACAAACCTGAAGATATGCAAGCTAAAAAAGTTCAATATTCTAACGAAAAAGATTAG